Part of the Prevotella communis genome is shown below.
TACTGTGCCACATTGAGCGAGATGGTTCCACCTTCCTCTGTCTCCACATCCTCGAAGATGATTTCCTCACCATGACGCACGATCTCGCGAACAAGCATCTGCTCGACCTCAGAAGCCTGCTCTGTGGGCGAGTGAAGCGCCAGCAGGTCGTCCTCGTTCATCTGCGGCTGTGGTATTTCCTGCTCATTCTGAGGCTCGCGCCCTTGCTGTCGTGCGCTGTCTTTTCCTTTATCCTCCAGGTTCTTTTGGATGTATTTATTCATCTCTGCCACCAGCGTCTGCTCCTTCATATTGATGCGATGAGCAAAATCGCTGAGGTAGGTGGAGCGCAGAATCTGGTCTGGAATCACGGAGATACTCTTCACGATACCACCGATAGCCTCGGAGCGTTTCACGGGGTCTGTGACGTTCTCTACCGTGAGTCGGCTCTTGAAGGTAATGAAGTCGGTCTGGTTCTCCTCGATATAGCGCTTCAGGTCCTCCGTAGAGTGCTCGCGGGCAAACGAGTCGGGGTCGTCGCCATCGGGCAACAGCAGCACCTTGATGTTCATCCCCTCCTCCAGGAGCATGTCCGTGCCTCGCATGGCAGCATGTATACCAGCCTCATCACCATCATACAGCAAGGTGATATTACTGGTGAAGCGGTGAAGCATGTGTATCTGGTAGGTTGACAGCGCCGTACCACTATTGGCCACCACGTTCTCGATGCCGGCCTGATGCATGGCGATGACGTCGGTATAGCCCTCCACCATGAACACGCGGTCTTCCTTCACAATAGCCTTCTTGGCCTGATAGATGCCATAGAGCTCACGTTCCTTGTGATAGATGTCCGAGTCGGGCGAGTTGACATATTTCTGTGCCACACCCTTCGTCCTGCTGTCCAGCACACGGCCACCAAAGGCCACCACCTTGCCGCTGACATTGAACCAGGGGAAAATGGCACGACCGGCATAGCGGTCATATACTCCCTTCTCGCCCTCAATGCACAGACCAGTCTTTACCAGGAACTCTGGCTTATAGCCCTTGGCTTTGGAAGCCAGCGCCAAAGCGTCACGTTTCTGAGGCGCATAGCCCAACTGGAATTTCTCTATGATATCATCGCGTATGCCACGACTGCGGAAATACTGTTTGCCGATGGCGATGCCATCAGGGTCGTTCTTGAGGATATCATGGAACCAATCCTTAGCCCACTCATTGACAATAAACATCGACTCGCGCTCGCTCTGTGCCTCGCGCTCCTCGTCGGTCATCTCCTTTTCGACAATCTCGATGTTGTATTTCTTAGCCAACCAGCGCAGCGCCTCAGGATAGGTAATCTGCTCATGTTCCATGAGGAAGTTGGCAGGCGTACCACCCTTTCCGCATACGAAGCAGTGGCAGATATTCTTCGACGGCGACACCATGAACGACGGGTTACGGTCGTCGTGGAACGGACACAAGCCCTTATAGTTCACGCCACTCTTCTTGAGTGTCACGAACTCTCCCACCACATCTACGATGCGGGCAGCATCGATAATCTTGTCAACCGTCGCTCTATCAATCATCTTTTCTTATTTCTTTGGTAAGGTGAACACGAAACGTGCACCTGCTGTATAACTTGTATCGAGCACCACATCGCCACCCAGTCGGCGGGCGATACTGCGGGCCACGGTAAGACCGATGCCGGCGCCATCGTAGTATTCATTCAACTGTACAAACTCATCAAAGATATGTTCGGCTTCTTCTGCAGGGATACCGATACCCGTATCCTCCACAGCAAACTGCACGAAATGCTTGTCGGCCGACTGTGACACGAGGAGACGGATGGTGCCCTGACGCAGGTCCTCGCCCGACGGCTGCATGAACTTACGGGCATTACCTATCAGGAAGTAGATCGTGCGGACAGCCTGTTTCAGGTTGGTCTGCAGCATCAGGTCTGTCACGTCGTCATCGATATGGCATTCAAAGTCTGTCATCTCGAAACTGCGGACGCCCGACTGCTCAATAGCATCCTCGGCAATCTTCGCAGGTGTCACCTCGTCCTCGCGCTCTATAATCTTCTCGCTGTTAGCCTCACTCAGCTCCAGCATCTTATTAACCAGGTTGACGATACGGCCCGTGCTCTCGGCAATACGATGGTTGATGCTGCGACGCACATCGGGATCCAACGGGTCGTTCTTGGCAGTCAGAATCTGCGAGAAGCCCGACAGCACATTCAGCGGCGTGCGTATCTCGTGGGATATCTGATGGATAAAGTCGGTCTTCATCTTCAGAGAGACCTCAGCACGCTCGCGCGCCACCTTCAGTTCGTTATTACGCTGAGCCAGTTCGCAGTTCTTCTTCTTCAGGCGGCGTGCTGCATAGTAGATAATCAGCATGATAATCAGCAGCGTCACGGCAGCCAGCGTGGTGATGATGGTGATAAACTTACTGCGCTGAAGCACAGAATGGATTTCCATCTCCTCAAGACGTGTCTCGTGCTCGGCATTGGCCGTCTCCAGTTCATCCACCTTGAACATCGTACGGAGCTCGTTCAACTGCGTACGTGTGTTGGCCTGATTCAGCGAGTCGCTCAGGGCTAAGGTACGGGCATACATCATTGCGGCTTCCTTATAGCGGCCTGCACGCATCAAGATATCTGCGCGCTGCTTATGTACAGGAATCAGGGTGGGCTTATCGTCGATGACGCTACACATCCTGATACGCTCCGCATTCAGATCGAGGGCCTCATCATAGCGACCCTGCAACATACGCAACTTGGCACGATAGAACAGCAGGAACAAGTATTCGTAGCTTTTCTTGCCGGGCAGGTTCTTCTCTACCTCGTCCAGATATTTCTCTCCCTCTTCCAACTTACCCTTTCCCAGTTTAGCCTGAGCACAAGCAATGAAATAGTTGGCAAAAAGGATTTCCCTATCACGTTCATCCCCCTTTGCGAACCTGTTTTCTATCACCTGCCACCACTGGTGGGTCACGCTGTCCAGTTTCTCATAACGCTTCAGCGACTCCAGAGCATCACAATAGTAGGGATACATCTCCAGCAGCACCTCAGGGTCTATCTTCTGCATCAGGGGGATACTCTTCTCGAAAGCATCGGCCGACTCCTCAATATGGCTCATGCTGTAATAGACATTTCCCATATTGAAATAGGCCATCGACTCACCATATTCAGAACCCACGCGATGGGCCTCCTCGTACATCAGTTTCACTTCGCGAAGCGCCTGGTTGTACTGTCCGGTGAAATGATAGGCGCCCACCAGCATGTGCCAAGCCTGCATCTTCTTACGCACCATGCCGTGCTTCTCGCAGAATGTCATCATATCGCGCGAGAGGTGGAAGATGGAGTCATAGATTGCCACATTGAAATAATCGAGGATGCGATCCACACGCGC
Proteins encoded:
- the dnaG gene encoding DNA primase codes for the protein MIDRATVDKIIDAARIVDVVGEFVTLKKSGVNYKGLCPFHDDRNPSFMVSPSKNICHCFVCGKGGTPANFLMEHEQITYPEALRWLAKKYNIEIVEKEMTDEEREAQSERESMFIVNEWAKDWFHDILKNDPDGIAIGKQYFRSRGIRDDIIEKFQLGYAPQKRDALALASKAKGYKPEFLVKTGLCIEGEKGVYDRYAGRAIFPWFNVSGKVVAFGGRVLDSRTKGVAQKYVNSPDSDIYHKERELYGIYQAKKAIVKEDRVFMVEGYTDVIAMHQAGIENVVANSGTALSTYQIHMLHRFTSNITLLYDGDEAGIHAAMRGTDMLLEEGMNIKVLLLPDGDDPDSFAREHSTEDLKRYIEENQTDFITFKSRLTVENVTDPVKRSEAIGGIVKSISVIPDQILRSTYLSDFAHRINMKEQTLVAEMNKYIQKNLEDKGKDSARQQGREPQNEQEIPQPQMNEDDLLALHSPTEQASEVEQMLVREIVRHGEEIIFEDVETEEGGTISLNVAQYVHFDLSQDGLSFALPIHNQILEEAVEQSEKPGFKAESYFCNHADVQVSQLATRLAIDRHQLGGRFVLEPREGALRQRVIHLVMDFRLNIVENRLKEIQRQLLQVGSDVEQMMKLLKEHKETKELRDELAKRLGTDLVV
- a CDS encoding tetratricopeptide repeat-containing sensor histidine kinase codes for the protein MVLSINWYKIQKTALVLVTMLWGASLSAAVTPQHTMDSLRQVMSHQKGEKKLNTMEEIYNQSLLVGDFKLQLRCLDEWQAEARRQGNAASEAEARVDRILDYFNVAIYDSIFHLSRDMMTFCEKHGMVRKKMQAWHMLVGAYHFTGQYNQALREVKLMYEEAHRVGSEYGESMAYFNMGNVYYSMSHIEESADAFEKSIPLMQKIDPEVLLEMYPYYCDALESLKRYEKLDSVTHQWWQVIENRFAKGDERDREILFANYFIACAQAKLGKGKLEEGEKYLDEVEKNLPGKKSYEYLFLLFYRAKLRMLQGRYDEALDLNAERIRMCSVIDDKPTLIPVHKQRADILMRAGRYKEAAMMYARTLALSDSLNQANTRTQLNELRTMFKVDELETANAEHETRLEEMEIHSVLQRSKFITIITTLAAVTLLIIMLIIYYAARRLKKKNCELAQRNNELKVARERAEVSLKMKTDFIHQISHEIRTPLNVLSGFSQILTAKNDPLDPDVRRSINHRIAESTGRIVNLVNKMLELSEANSEKIIEREDEVTPAKIAEDAIEQSGVRSFEMTDFECHIDDDVTDLMLQTNLKQAVRTIYFLIGNARKFMQPSGEDLRQGTIRLLVSQSADKHFVQFAVEDTGIGIPAEEAEHIFDEFVQLNEYYDGAGIGLTVARSIARRLGGDVVLDTSYTAGARFVFTLPKK